One part of the Eptesicus fuscus isolate TK198812 chromosome 20, DD_ASM_mEF_20220401, whole genome shotgun sequence genome encodes these proteins:
- the SLC47A2 gene encoding multidrug and toxin extrusion protein 2 — MDAGPRERGGRCPAPCKLVPVGFRAEAWRLLVLSGPLFLFQLLSFMIYVVSSVFCGHLGTVELSSVTLSVAFVNVCGVSVGLGFSSACDTLMSQSFGSPNKKHVGVILQRGALILLLCCLPCWALFLNTQHLLLLLRQDPAVARLTHEYVLIFMPALPVIFLYNLLAKYLQNQGIVWPQVLSGLVGNCINALANYVLVLVLSLGVRGSAYANTLSQFVQTVFLLLYIVLRKLHLETWAGWSVQCLQDWGPFFSLALPSMLMICIEWWAYEIGSFLMGLLSIVDLSAQAIIYEVSTVTYMIPMGLSISVCVRVGTSLGAADTVQAQRSAASGVLCTVGTSLVIGALLSLLKNDLGSVFTHDEEVIALVDKVMPVYIVFHLFEAICCVYGGVLRGTGRQAFGAVVNAIAYYVVGLPLGIVLAFVVRMRTMGLWLGMLACGVLAAAALAAYTARMDWARAAAEAEKYAGLRRQGTEHPASGAPRARPEEAAVSAVATGTCPGVSLTKFSSPGCHADLFRTPDAALAPPAPPGGLSGKQLAIRRGAALGAASATLTVGLVVSILASRR; from the exons ATGGACGCAGGGCCCCGGGAGCGCGGGggccgctgccctgccccctgcaaGCTGGTCCCCGTCGGCTTTCGGGCTGAGGCGTGGAGGCTCTTGGTCCTGTCTGGACCCCTG TTCCTGTTCCAGTTGCTGTCCTTCATGATCTATGTCGTGAGCTCGGTGTTCTGTGGGCACCTGGGCACAGTGGAGCTGTCGTCCGTGACCCTCTCCGTGGCC TTCGTCAATGTGTGCGGAGTCTCCGTGGGCCTCGGCTTTTCCTCAGCGTGTGACACCTTGATGTCCCAG AGCTTCGGCAGCCCCAACAAGAAGCACGTGGGCGTCATCCTGCAGCGGGGCGCGCTCATCCTGCTGCTctgctgcctcccctgctgggcgCTCTTCCTCAACACCCAgcacctcctgctgctcctcaggcaggACCCGGCCGTGGCCAG GCTAACCCACGAATACGTGCTGATTTTCATGCCCGCACTTCCG GTGATTTTTCTTTACAACCTGCTggcaaaatatttgcaaaatcag GGGATCGTCTGGCCCCAAGTCCTCAGCGGCCTCGTGGGCAACTGCATCAACGCCTTGGCCAACTACGTCCTGGTTTTGGTGCTGAGCCTGGGGGTCAG GGGCTCTGCCTACGCCAACACCCTCTCCCAGTTCGTGCAGACCGTCTTCCTGCTGCTCTACATCGTGCTGAGGAAGCTGCATCTGGAGACGTGGGCAG GCTGGTCCGTGCAGTGCCTGCAGGACTGGGGCCCCTTCTTCTCCCTGGCCCTCCCCAGCATGCTCATGATCTGCATCGAGTGGTGGGCCTACGAGATCGGCAGCTTCCTCATGG gcctgctgAGCATAGTGGACCTCTCTGCCCAGGCCATCATCTACGAGGTGTCCACAGTCACCTACATG ATTCCCATGGGGCTCAGCATCTCTGTCTGCGTCCGAGTGGGGACGTCCCTGGGAGCTGCAGACACGGTGCAAGCCCAGCGCTCCGCCGCCTCAGGCGTCCTCTGCACAG TTGGCACCTCGCTGGTCATCGGCGCCCTGCTGAGCCTCCTGAAAAACGACCTGGGCTCCGTCTTCACCCATGATGA GGAGGTCATCGCCCTGGTGGACAAGGTCATGCCCGTCTACATCGTCTTCCACCTGTTTGAGGCCATCTGT TGTGTCTACGGCGGAGTCCTCAGGGGCACCGGCCGGCAGGCCTTCGGGGCCGTGGTGAACGCCATCGCCTACTACGTCGTCGGCCTCCCGCTGGGCATCGTTCTGGCCTTTGTGGTCAGAATGAGGACCATGG GCCTCTGGCTGGGCATGCTGGCCTGCGGCGTGCTGGCGGCGGCGGCCCTGGCGGCCTACACTGCGCGGATGGACTGGGCGCGGGCGGCCGCGGAG gctgagaAGTACGCGGGGCTGCGGCGGCAGGGCACCGAGCACCCCGCGAGCGGGGCCCCCAGAGCCAGGCCCGAGGAAGCGGCCGTGTCTGCAG TGGCCACAGGCACCTGCCCTGGCGTCTCCCTGACCAAGTTCTCGAGCCCCGGGTGCCACGCGGACCTCTTCAGGACGCCAGACGCAGCCCTggcccccccagctcctcccggcGGGCTGTCGGGGAAGCAGCTGGCCATCCGCCGCGGCGCTGCTCTGGGGGCCGCGTCGGCCACGCTGACCGTGGGGCTCGTGGTCAGCATCCTGGCCTCCAGGCGCTAG